From Streptomyces sp. HUAS MG91, the proteins below share one genomic window:
- a CDS encoding heparinase II/III family protein: MRESVPGAPGPLSARLLPLPEGALAAPTARLVVPDVTRREVWDAVPGPLRERVLDDAAAELGRAAPRLTAGAWARALRDGNRSAYEDAAWRLQERISLLCLAAVLTGESADAADPAPGACPHLDAAVDGLVAFAEASTWCWAPHERFAAARGEVVPDPDDPYPDLGAAEVAALFAWADHALGPHLDRRAPGLRRRLRREVDRRLLGPFERRGDWPWLGADGGANNWNPWILGAVLAAALLLCDNPDNPDNPDNRARRTRLVSRVVEGLDHYVRVLPDDGGIDEGISYWWAGACRLLEILDLLADAGGPALDARELPLLAELLKYPRRMHFGADWYVNVGDAPARLDTRQPWQVAFRWGGRLGQPDTVAHALAGARRQGCAAPPRAGLGRALAALADPDWCRAVTGPAPEPSWPARETWLPRLQVLVAREAAGSTDGLTLAVKGGHNGEHHNHLDVGSYWVAVDGRPLVVDVGRPTYTARTFGPDRYAAWPFTSGWHNVPEPGTGQCPGAAYRAREVGVELHALAAEFSAELSGVHPPGTVGRWDRTVRLTRASPETPAAYVSVEDRWRDGPPEVALRHVLAGHVEHGDGWATVASPDGGRGLEMRWDPGAATAVVEPRKLDDPLLTRSWGEVLTRLTLTVRTPGTQGALRVRWLVGAAPLNYRSASHSISNR; this comes from the coding sequence ATGCGTGAGTCCGTGCCCGGCGCGCCGGGTCCGCTGAGCGCGCGCCTGCTGCCCCTTCCGGAGGGGGCGCTCGCCGCGCCGACCGCCCGGCTCGTGGTGCCCGACGTCACCCGCCGCGAGGTGTGGGACGCCGTGCCGGGGCCGCTGCGCGAGCGCGTACTGGACGACGCGGCCGCGGAGTTGGGGCGTGCGGCGCCCCGGCTGACGGCCGGTGCCTGGGCCCGCGCGCTGCGCGACGGGAACCGGAGCGCGTACGAGGACGCGGCCTGGCGGTTGCAGGAGCGGATCTCCCTGCTGTGCCTGGCCGCCGTCCTGACCGGCGAGTCGGCGGACGCGGCCGACCCGGCGCCCGGCGCCTGCCCGCACCTGGACGCGGCGGTCGACGGGCTCGTGGCGTTCGCCGAGGCGAGCACCTGGTGCTGGGCGCCGCACGAGCGGTTCGCGGCGGCGCGCGGCGAGGTCGTGCCGGACCCCGACGATCCGTACCCGGACCTGGGCGCCGCCGAGGTCGCCGCGCTGTTCGCCTGGGCGGACCACGCGCTCGGCCCGCACCTCGACCGGCGCGCGCCGGGCCTGCGGCGGCGGCTGCGGCGGGAGGTGGACCGGCGGCTGCTCGGGCCCTTCGAGCGGCGCGGGGACTGGCCGTGGCTCGGCGCGGACGGCGGGGCCAACAACTGGAATCCGTGGATCCTCGGCGCGGTCCTGGCCGCCGCGCTGCTGTTGTGCGACAACCCCGACAACCCCGACAACCCCGACAACAGGGCGCGCCGCACCCGGCTCGTCTCGCGGGTCGTCGAGGGCCTGGACCACTATGTCCGCGTGCTGCCCGACGACGGCGGCATCGACGAGGGCATCTCCTACTGGTGGGCGGGCGCCTGCCGCCTCCTGGAGATCCTCGACCTGCTCGCCGACGCCGGCGGACCGGCGCTCGACGCCCGTGAACTCCCGCTGCTGGCAGAGCTGTTGAAGTATCCGCGGCGGATGCACTTCGGCGCCGACTGGTACGTGAACGTCGGGGACGCGCCCGCCCGCCTGGACACCCGCCAGCCCTGGCAGGTGGCGTTCCGCTGGGGCGGGCGGCTCGGGCAGCCGGACACGGTGGCGCACGCGCTGGCCGGGGCGCGGCGGCAGGGCTGTGCCGCTCCCCCGCGGGCGGGTCTGGGCAGGGCACTGGCCGCACTGGCCGACCCGGACTGGTGCCGGGCCGTGACCGGGCCCGCGCCGGAGCCGTCCTGGCCGGCCCGGGAGACCTGGCTGCCGCGGTTGCAGGTCCTGGTGGCCCGCGAGGCGGCCGGGAGCACCGACGGGCTCACGCTCGCCGTGAAGGGCGGCCACAACGGCGAGCACCACAACCACCTGGACGTCGGCTCGTACTGGGTGGCCGTGGACGGCCGGCCGCTGGTGGTGGACGTCGGCCGGCCCACGTACACGGCGCGGACCTTCGGCCCGGACCGCTACGCGGCCTGGCCGTTCACCAGCGGCTGGCACAACGTGCCGGAACCGGGCACCGGGCAGTGTCCCGGCGCCGCGTACCGGGCCCGCGAGGTGGGCGTCGAACTCCACGCTCTCGCGGCGGAGTTCAGCGCCGAGCTGAGCGGCGTCCATCCTCCCGGCACGGTCGGCCGCTGGGACCGCACGGTGCGCCTCACCCGGGCGTCCCCGGAGACCCCGGCCGCGTACGTGAGCGTCGAGGACCGCTGGCGGGACGGGCCGCCCGAGGTCGCGCTGCGGCACGTCCTGGCCGGGCACGTCGAGCACGGCGACGGCTGGGCCACGGTCGCCTCCCCGGACGGCGGCCGCGGTCTGGAGATGCGCTGGGACCCCGGGGCGGCCACCGCCGTCGTCGAGCCCAGAAAGCTCGACGATCCGCTGCTGACCAGGAGTTGGGGAGAGGTTCTGACCCGGCTCACGCTCACCGTGCGCACCCCGGGGACCCAAGGCGCGCTCCGCGTCCGGTGGTTGGTTGGTGCAGCACCCTTGAACTACCGAAGTGCCAGCCATAGCATCAGCAATCGATAG
- a CDS encoding ribonuclease activity regulator RraA, producing MHPNGENHGGYESMRAPVHTASYTRPTARMVEALRGVSAATACAKLHQMGITRTFIDGPVPLHREPDVKITGGAVTLQFLPQREDVFNGAEQEDIERKTPLWGVLESVRPGDVLVVSAHGSHFTGCLGDMLVRYFKLRGGAGIVVDGRVRDAARIRELGVPVWCTGVTPHYASQTELFPSAFNVAVGVGGSLVTPGDLIVADEDGAVVVPQDKAVPLAEDSLLHQDREEFARLRLDQGARLSDYYPLSGDSLTEYRAYVASRAAD from the coding sequence ATGCACCCGAATGGGGAGAACCACGGTGGCTACGAGTCGATGCGGGCGCCGGTCCACACCGCGTCCTACACCCGGCCCACCGCACGGATGGTGGAGGCGCTGCGGGGCGTGAGCGCGGCGACCGCCTGCGCGAAACTGCACCAGATGGGCATCACCCGGACGTTCATCGACGGCCCCGTACCGCTGCACCGCGAGCCGGACGTCAAGATCACCGGCGGCGCCGTGACCCTGCAGTTCCTGCCGCAGCGCGAGGACGTCTTCAACGGCGCGGAGCAGGAGGACATCGAGCGCAAGACCCCGCTGTGGGGCGTCCTGGAGTCGGTGCGGCCCGGCGACGTGCTGGTCGTCTCCGCGCACGGCAGCCACTTCACCGGCTGCCTCGGCGACATGCTGGTGCGCTACTTCAAGCTGCGCGGCGGCGCCGGCATCGTCGTCGACGGACGGGTGCGGGACGCGGCCCGGATCCGGGAGCTCGGCGTGCCCGTCTGGTGCACCGGCGTCACCCCGCACTACGCCTCACAGACCGAGCTGTTCCCCTCGGCGTTCAACGTGGCGGTGGGCGTGGGCGGTTCACTCGTCACACCCGGCGACCTGATCGTCGCCGACGAGGACGGCGCGGTCGTCGTCCCGCAGGACAAGGCGGTGCCGCTCGCCGAGGACTCCCTGCTGCACCAGGACCGGGAGGAGTTCGCCCGCCTCCGCCTCGACCAGGGCGCACGGCTCTCCGACTACTACCCGCTCAGCGGCGACAGCCTGACGGAGTACCGCGCCTACGTGGCGAGCCGCGCCGCCGACTGA
- a CDS encoding STAS domain-containing protein: protein MRASLQVTVDCDPELSTIVVTGDCDEDSEYLLTEALAKVFAVEPRVLEVDVSGVGFGDSTLLHALLQALHTQSSRQRRLALRSPLGEAVERLLTVTGTLDVFERCVVDGASPQDGSPRGPGATLGGHERAE from the coding sequence ATGCGTGCGTCTTTGCAGGTCACAGTTGACTGCGACCCGGAGCTGTCGACCATCGTCGTCACCGGGGACTGTGACGAGGACTCCGAGTACCTGTTGACAGAAGCTCTCGCGAAGGTCTTCGCGGTGGAGCCCCGCGTCCTGGAAGTCGACGTGAGCGGGGTGGGATTTGGCGACTCCACCCTCCTGCACGCTCTGTTGCAGGCCCTGCACACCCAGTCCAGCCGTCAGCGGCGGCTCGCGCTGCGCAGCCCGCTCGGTGAGGCGGTCGAGCGGTTGCTCACCGTCACCGGAACCCTGGACGTGTTCGAGCGCTGCGTGGTGGACGGGGCGTCGCCGCAGGACGGTTCGCCGCGCGGGCCCGGGGCGACTCTCGGAGGGCACGAGCGTGCAGAGTGA
- a CDS encoding alpha-L-fucosidase, translating into MPGALTDPPQLPSRTAWFEEARFGLFVHFGLYSMAARHEWVRSREAMSQEAYDRYLDRFDPELFDARELARQARESGMRYAVLTTKHHDGFCLFDSALTDYTSVRATGRDLVREFVDAMRAEGLRVGLYYSLLDWHHPDFTVDEHHPLRGTNAEREPRDMARYRAYMEGQIRELLTGYGDIDLLFFDFSYPEKGPEEWGAEQLMALVRELQPDILVNDRLGVPGDYVTPEQYQPDRPLERDGERVLWEACHTLNGSWGYDRDNHDYKDPALLVRMLVESVACGGNLLLNVGPTGRGALDPRARDTLRAVAEWSTLNIRSVRGAGPSAYPPPPGALYTRRGRYLYLHLLAWPLKHLHLPGLAGRVRYAQFLHDGSEIRFQEIDQAPPEHNNLAPHNQPPGTLTLTLPIARPDVPLPVIELELTPDDTDDTDADA; encoded by the coding sequence GTGCCCGGTGCCCTTACCGACCCGCCTCAACTCCCCTCCCGCACCGCATGGTTCGAGGAGGCGCGGTTCGGTCTGTTCGTTCATTTCGGCCTGTACAGCATGGCGGCGCGGCACGAGTGGGTGCGCAGCCGGGAGGCCATGTCGCAGGAGGCGTACGACCGTTATCTGGACCGCTTCGACCCGGAACTCTTCGACGCCCGTGAACTGGCCCGGCAGGCGCGGGAGTCGGGCATGCGGTACGCGGTGCTGACCACCAAGCACCACGACGGCTTCTGCCTGTTCGACTCGGCGCTCACCGACTACACCTCGGTCCGGGCCACCGGCCGTGACCTAGTACGGGAGTTCGTGGACGCGATGCGCGCCGAGGGGCTGCGGGTGGGCCTGTACTACTCGCTGCTCGACTGGCACCACCCGGACTTCACGGTCGACGAGCACCACCCGCTGCGCGGGACGAACGCCGAGCGGGAGCCGCGCGACATGGCCCGCTACCGCGCGTACATGGAGGGCCAGATACGCGAACTGCTCACGGGCTACGGCGACATCGACCTGCTGTTCTTCGACTTCAGCTACCCGGAGAAGGGCCCGGAGGAATGGGGCGCGGAGCAACTGATGGCGCTCGTCCGTGAGTTGCAGCCGGACATCCTCGTCAACGACCGGCTCGGCGTTCCGGGCGACTATGTGACACCCGAGCAGTACCAGCCCGACCGCCCCCTGGAGCGGGACGGCGAGCGGGTGCTGTGGGAGGCCTGCCACACGCTGAACGGTTCGTGGGGGTACGACCGCGACAACCACGACTACAAGGACCCGGCGCTGCTGGTACGGATGCTGGTGGAGTCCGTGGCATGCGGCGGCAATCTGCTGCTGAACGTCGGCCCGACCGGCCGGGGCGCCCTCGACCCGCGCGCCCGCGACACCCTGCGGGCCGTCGCGGAGTGGAGCACGCTGAACATCCGGTCGGTGCGGGGCGCCGGGCCGAGCGCGTATCCGCCGCCGCCGGGCGCCCTGTACACCCGGCGCGGCCGGTACCTGTATCTGCATCTGCTCGCCTGGCCCCTCAAGCACCTCCATCTGCCGGGCCTCGCCGGGCGGGTGCGGTACGCCCAGTTCCTGCACGACGGCTCGGAGATCCGCTTCCAGGAGATCGACCAGGCGCCGCCCGAGCACAACAACCTGGCGCCGCACAACCAGCCGCCGGGCACGCTGACGCTGACGCTGCCGATCGCGCGGCCGGACGTGCCGCTGCCGGTGATCGAGCTGGAGCTCACCCCTGACGACACCGACGACACCGACGCGGATGCGTGA